A single Garra rufa chromosome 9, GarRuf1.0, whole genome shotgun sequence DNA region contains:
- the sgk2b gene encoding serine/threonine-protein kinase Sgk2b — protein sequence MVKKAKSPVTYAKMKGIVSYFTALIKDKKLRSSHPIYRQMDFLRPEGSLSEDDGAAAVCYSNPQMEESQVYPADFDYLKVIGTGSFGKVFLATHRENGRYYAVKILQKHIILTRKEERNVMCEHRVLLKTVNHPFLVKLHFSFQTKDRLYLVLDYACGGELFYHLQREGVFAEPRARFYAAEMACALGYLHSLKIVYRDLKPENILLDSAGHVVLTDFGMCKEGMSRRGTTRTFCGTPEYLAPEVLLQEEYDRTVDWWGLGAVLHEMLYGLPPFYNADRLEMLRNIIYQPLALKPGVSSAARDLLKRLLNRDRAKRLGAKRDLAELQSHPFFSSIHWDELVAKKIPPPYVPLLSGPGDLKNIDPRFTELPVPQSLGACEEYGATFPGFTYINENILSLTRGH from the exons ATGGTGAAAAAGGCGAAAAGTCCCGTCACCTACGCAAAAATGAAGGGAATCGTTTCATATTTTACAG CTTTAATTAAGGACAAGAAGCTTCGATCCAGCCACCCTATCTATCGACA GATGGATTTCTTGCGACCCGAGGGCAGTCTTTCAGAAGATGACGGCGCAGCCGCT GTTTGTTACAGTAATCCACAAATGGAGGAGTCCCA GGTATACCCGGCTGATTTCGACTACTTGAAGGTGATTGGGACAGGAAGCTTTGGCAAG GTGTTCTTGGCCACACACAGGGAAAATGGCAGATACTATGCAGTCAAAATTCTACAGAAACACATAATCTTGACAAGGAAGGAG gAAAGAAATGTCATGTGTGAGCACAGAGTGCTGTTGAAGACTGTTAATCATCCATTCCTGGTGAAGCTCCACTTCAGTTTTCAGACTAAGGACAGACTCTATCTAGTGCTGGACTATGCATGTGGAGGAGAG CTCTTTTACCATTTGCAGAGAGAGGGGGTGTTTGCAGAACCCCGAGCCAGATTTTATGCAGCTGAGATGGCTTGTGCTTTAGGATACTTACACTCCCTGAAGATTGTCTATAG GGACCTGAAACCAGAAAACATTCTCTTGGACTCTGCAGGTCATGTGGTTCTAACTGACTTCGGCATGTGTAAGGAGGGAATGAGCAGACGTGGCACCAccagaaccttttgtggaacgcCGGAGTACTTAGCACCTGAGGTTCTCCTGCAGGAGGAGTATGACAGGACTGTGGACTGGTGGGGTTTGGGAGCTGTTCTTCATGAAATGCTCTATGGCCTG CCACCTTTCTACAATGCAGATCGTCTCGAGATGCTCAGAAATATTATTTATCAGCCACTGGCATTAAAACCCGGAGTGTCTAGCGCAGCCAGAGATCTGCTGAAGAGACTGCTAAACAGGGACAGGGCCAAGAGACTAGGAGCAAAACGTGACCTG GCCGAGCTGCAGTCTCATCCATTCTTCTCGTCTATTCATTGGGATGAACTTGTTGCAAAGAAAATTCCTCCTCCTTACGTTCCTTTATTG TCTGGCCCTGGTGACCTCAAAAACATTGACCCTCGGTTTACAGAACTTCCTGTTCCGCAGTCGCTCGGAGCGTGTGAAGAGTACGGAGCAACCTTTCCTGGCTTCACCTACATCAATGAAAACATTCTCTCACTGACTCGTGGACATTAA